A window of Corallococcus macrosporus DSM 14697 contains these coding sequences:
- the cheB gene encoding chemotaxis-specific protein-glutamate methyltransferase CheB: MTAVSPIRVLVVDDSAFARKVLRQVLSGADGLEVVGVARDGLDALEKVAELSPDVLTLDLVMPGLDGLGVLRALASGASMPRVVVVSSAGEESELAVAALQAGAVELVHKPTALATERLYELGSELVEKVRTAAGAVARALPEPAAPAAQTSAAPAARAAAKSLVVVGTSTGGPQALTRLLSELPVDFPAPVALALHIPAGYTEAVARRLNAHCALEVLEAVDGLELRPGRVVLARSGQHLKLERHGAVTLARLDRQPLRTQHHPSVDVLFESAARSWGPDAVGLVLTGMGDDGVAGARAIRQAGGTVLTESESSCVVYGMPRAVNEAGLATASAPLEGMLGLLRRHVR, encoded by the coding sequence ATGACCGCGGTGTCTCCCATTCGCGTGCTGGTGGTGGATGACTCCGCCTTCGCCCGCAAGGTGTTGCGGCAGGTGCTCTCCGGCGCGGACGGCCTGGAGGTGGTGGGCGTGGCGCGCGACGGCCTGGATGCCCTGGAGAAGGTGGCCGAGCTGTCCCCGGACGTGCTCACGCTGGACCTGGTGATGCCGGGCCTGGACGGGCTGGGCGTGCTGCGCGCGCTCGCCTCCGGCGCCTCCATGCCCCGCGTGGTGGTGGTGAGCAGCGCGGGCGAGGAGAGCGAGCTGGCGGTGGCCGCGCTCCAGGCCGGCGCGGTGGAGCTGGTGCACAAGCCCACCGCGCTCGCCACCGAGCGGCTCTACGAGCTGGGCAGCGAGCTGGTGGAGAAGGTCCGCACGGCCGCGGGCGCGGTGGCGCGCGCGCTGCCCGAGCCCGCGGCGCCGGCCGCGCAGACGTCCGCCGCGCCGGCGGCCCGCGCGGCGGCGAAGAGCCTGGTGGTGGTGGGCACGTCCACCGGCGGGCCGCAGGCGCTCACCCGGCTGTTGTCGGAGCTGCCCGTGGACTTCCCCGCCCCGGTGGCGCTCGCGCTGCACATCCCCGCGGGCTACACGGAGGCGGTGGCCCGGCGCCTGAACGCGCACTGCGCGCTGGAGGTGCTGGAGGCGGTGGACGGGCTGGAGCTGCGGCCCGGCCGGGTGGTGCTGGCCCGCTCCGGGCAGCACCTCAAGCTGGAGCGCCACGGGGCGGTGACGCTCGCGCGGCTGGACCGGCAGCCGCTGCGCACGCAGCACCACCCCAGCGTGGACGTCCTCTTCGAGTCCGCCGCGCGGAGCTGGGGCCCGGACGCGGTGGGCCTGGTGCTCACCGGCATGGGGGATGACGGCGTCGCGGGGGCCCGGGCCATCCGCCAGGCCGGAGGCACCGTGCTCACGGAGAGCGAGTCCTCCTGCGTGGTGTACGGCATGCCGCGCGCCGTGAACGAAGCCGGGCTGGCCACCGCCAGCGCGCCGCTGGAGGGCATGCTGGGGCTGCTGCGGCGCCATGTGCGTTGA
- a CDS encoding fatty acid desaturase family protein, with translation MAGMLRYAADRRTMLWCLAMPVVALSMYVAPAWIPYLCPLACYLALSAGVIAHNHNHCPTFRSRKLNEAMGMWLSLFYGYPTFVWIPTHNLNHHKFVNKAGDATITWRYSKKHNFLVAFLFPFVSTYWQQEPTKAFIDKARERNRPLYRQILTQYAVWGGTHAALLGLAMAMHGVAGGARVWALAFLVPALFSLWTIMFFNYIQHVHTDPWSEHDHSRSFTGRLINFFLFNNGLHAVHHETPGLHWSLLPQAHAKIEAAMDPALKPVSFFAWCFRSYVVAPFLPRFGTAQVGRAPYEPPAGVALDLRFGDDLQAVDSGVNVARV, from the coding sequence ATGGCCGGCATGCTCCGATACGCCGCTGACCGCCGGACGATGCTGTGGTGTCTGGCCATGCCCGTGGTGGCCCTGTCGATGTACGTGGCCCCCGCGTGGATTCCCTACCTCTGCCCGCTGGCGTGTTACCTGGCGCTGTCGGCAGGCGTCATCGCGCACAACCACAACCACTGCCCCACCTTCCGCAGCCGGAAGCTGAACGAGGCCATGGGCATGTGGCTGTCGCTCTTCTACGGCTACCCCACCTTCGTCTGGATTCCGACGCACAACCTCAACCACCACAAGTTCGTGAACAAGGCGGGGGACGCCACCATCACCTGGCGCTACTCCAAGAAGCACAACTTCCTGGTGGCCTTCCTCTTCCCCTTCGTCTCCACGTACTGGCAGCAGGAGCCGACCAAGGCGTTCATCGACAAGGCCCGCGAGCGCAACCGCCCGCTGTACCGCCAGATTCTCACCCAGTACGCCGTCTGGGGCGGCACGCACGCGGCGCTGCTGGGGCTGGCCATGGCGATGCACGGCGTGGCGGGCGGCGCGCGCGTCTGGGCGCTGGCCTTCCTGGTGCCCGCGCTCTTCTCGCTGTGGACCATCATGTTCTTCAACTACATCCAGCACGTCCACACGGACCCCTGGAGCGAGCACGACCACAGCCGCAGCTTCACCGGCCGCCTCATCAACTTCTTCCTCTTCAACAATGGCCTCCACGCCGTGCACCATGAGACGCCGGGCCTGCACTGGAGCCTGCTGCCCCAGGCGCACGCGAAAATCGAGGCCGCCATGGACCCGGCCCTCAAGCCGGTGAGCTTCTTCGCCTGGTGCTTCCGCTCGTACGTGGTGGCGCCCTTCCTGCCCCGCTTCGGCACGGCGCAGGTGGGACGCGCCCCCTACGAGCCCCCCGCGGGTGTCGCGCTGGACCTGCGCTTCGGGGACGACCTGCAGGCCGTCGACTCGGGCGTCAACGTCGCCCGCGTCTGA
- a CDS encoding response regulator, with protein sequence MTARGAPRRKKVLLADDSDTVLLLQRMLLAELGHDAIVARDGLEALARAEQARPDLVFLDVLMPHLDGLETCRMMRGREPTRRTPIILCSARVEARSVRACFNSGCNDFVAKPFDGAALMALLRRYLD encoded by the coding sequence ATGACGGCGCGCGGCGCGCCCCGGCGCAAGAAGGTCCTCCTGGCGGATGACTCGGACACCGTGCTGCTGCTCCAGCGGATGCTGCTGGCGGAGCTGGGGCATGACGCCATCGTCGCGCGCGACGGGCTGGAGGCGCTGGCGCGCGCGGAGCAGGCGCGGCCGGACCTGGTGTTCCTGGACGTGTTGATGCCGCACCTGGACGGGCTGGAGACGTGCCGGATGATGCGGGGCCGCGAGCCGACGCGGCGCACGCCCATCATCCTGTGCAGCGCCCGCGTGGAGGCGCGCAGCGTGCGCGCGTGCTTCAACAGCGGCTGCAACGACTTCGTGGCCAAGCCCTTCGACGGCGCCGCGCTGATGGCGCTGCTGCGGCGCTACCTGGACTAG
- the cheB gene encoding chemotaxis-specific protein-glutamate methyltransferase CheB has product MKNDPLRILVAEDSPTARRLLVEILRADPGLTVVGEAKDGVEAVELAQRLRPSLVTMDIQMPRMDGLEATRRIMTEVPTPVVVVSTLVERDIQTSMAALRAGALAVLQKPLGPESPDFDAESRRLRDTLKAMAEVKVVRRWPDRATTPVPVPAAVPAPPVAPARPGVVALAASTGGPAALFRLLSELPASFPVPVLVVQHIAIGFSQGLAHWLRTAGPLPVKVAEDGEPLLPGHVYLAPDDRHLGVRGEGRAEVSRAAPVNGFRPSATWMFRSVARAYGPASLAVILTGMGQDGLEGVRELHRAGGRILAQDEQSSVVYGMPGVVVGANLAHEVVALPDLASRLAAAFRSNPGV; this is encoded by the coding sequence ATGAAGAACGACCCGTTGCGCATCCTGGTGGCCGAGGACTCGCCCACCGCCCGGCGCCTGCTGGTGGAAATCCTCCGCGCCGACCCTGGCCTGACGGTGGTGGGCGAGGCGAAGGACGGCGTGGAGGCGGTGGAGCTGGCCCAGCGCCTGCGGCCCAGCCTGGTGACCATGGACATCCAGATGCCGCGCATGGACGGCCTGGAGGCCACCCGCCGCATCATGACGGAGGTGCCCACGCCGGTGGTGGTGGTGTCCACCCTGGTGGAGCGCGACATCCAGACGTCCATGGCCGCGCTGCGCGCCGGCGCGCTCGCCGTGCTCCAGAAGCCCCTGGGCCCGGAGTCACCGGACTTCGACGCGGAGAGCCGCCGCCTGCGCGACACGCTCAAGGCCATGGCCGAGGTGAAGGTGGTGCGCCGCTGGCCGGACCGCGCCACCACGCCCGTGCCCGTGCCCGCCGCCGTCCCCGCGCCCCCCGTGGCGCCCGCGCGCCCCGGCGTGGTGGCCCTGGCCGCGTCCACGGGAGGCCCGGCCGCCCTCTTCCGCCTGCTGTCCGAGCTTCCCGCCAGCTTCCCCGTCCCCGTGCTGGTGGTGCAGCACATCGCCATTGGCTTCAGCCAGGGCCTGGCCCACTGGCTGCGCACCGCGGGCCCCCTGCCCGTGAAGGTGGCGGAGGACGGTGAGCCCCTGCTCCCCGGCCACGTGTACCTGGCGCCGGATGATCGCCACCTCGGCGTGAGGGGCGAAGGCCGGGCGGAGGTCTCCCGGGCCGCGCCGGTGAATGGCTTCCGGCCCTCCGCGACGTGGATGTTCCGCTCGGTGGCCCGCGCCTACGGCCCCGCGTCGCTGGCCGTCATCCTCACCGGCATGGGCCAGGACGGCCTGGAGGGCGTGCGCGAGCTCCACCGCGCCGGGGGCCGCATCCTGGCCCAGGACGAGCAGTCCTCCGTCGTCTACGGCATGCCCGGCGTGGTGGTGGGCGCCAACCTGGCCCACGAGGTCGTCGCCCTGCCCGACCTGGCGAGCCGCCTGGCCGCGGCCTTCCGGAGCAACCCGGGAGTTTGA
- a CDS encoding PilZ domain-containing protein, protein MMTAPGRVRPSPGPVEAAPRVLCVGATSESWLALSRALRPLRCEASQVPSLESAFLEVRHARPSLVLVHWRQLADGTGMGLRALRLRLGAEGPPLILVAEPETPAEVLEVGDAEGVEDCLLTPLRTHELRARLAMLEGAGAPSARAPRERPRLVLLAGASGPLAWGGLGALLEACGHRILYSATVGGGAARVVSHGERPHLVVAREGPPGAPRSLFPPRPQPLLAGVPSLTLDAEAPVRPSTVLPRIHALLGREASSLRVEERVRFCCPVSFGESGPRGAEWRSGVSSALSPGGLFVRTLVPAKAGAAVGLHILLPTLGERLEAHGVVAWAHAYAPRGGVSHPYGMGVRFLGMGPPRLMQLRQLCQAEAHP, encoded by the coding sequence ATGATGACGGCTCCAGGACGCGTGCGTCCTTCACCGGGTCCGGTGGAAGCAGCGCCGCGGGTGCTGTGCGTGGGGGCCACGAGCGAGTCCTGGCTGGCGTTGTCCCGGGCGCTGCGGCCCTTGCGGTGCGAGGCCTCGCAGGTGCCCTCGCTGGAGTCGGCCTTCCTGGAGGTGCGGCACGCGCGGCCGTCGCTGGTGCTGGTGCACTGGCGGCAGTTGGCGGACGGCACGGGCATGGGGCTGCGCGCGCTGAGGCTGCGCCTGGGGGCGGAGGGCCCACCCCTCATCCTGGTGGCGGAGCCGGAGACGCCCGCGGAGGTGCTCGAGGTGGGTGACGCGGAGGGCGTGGAGGACTGCCTGCTGACGCCGCTGCGCACGCATGAGCTGCGCGCGCGGCTGGCGATGCTGGAAGGCGCGGGGGCCCCGTCCGCGCGCGCGCCCCGCGAGCGCCCGCGGCTGGTGCTGCTGGCCGGCGCCAGCGGACCTCTGGCCTGGGGCGGGCTGGGCGCCCTGCTGGAGGCGTGTGGCCACCGCATCCTCTACAGCGCCACGGTGGGCGGCGGCGCCGCGCGGGTGGTGTCGCACGGGGAGCGGCCCCACCTGGTGGTGGCGCGGGAGGGCCCGCCGGGGGCGCCGCGGAGCCTGTTCCCGCCGCGGCCGCAGCCGCTGCTGGCCGGGGTGCCGTCGCTCACGCTGGACGCGGAGGCGCCGGTGCGCCCGTCCACGGTGCTGCCCCGCATCCACGCGCTGCTGGGCCGCGAGGCGTCCTCGCTGCGCGTGGAGGAGCGGGTGCGCTTCTGCTGTCCGGTGTCCTTCGGCGAGTCGGGGCCGCGCGGCGCGGAGTGGCGCTCCGGCGTGTCCAGCGCGCTGAGTCCGGGCGGCCTCTTCGTGCGCACCCTCGTTCCGGCGAAGGCGGGCGCGGCGGTGGGGCTGCACATCCTGCTGCCCACCCTGGGCGAGCGGCTGGAGGCGCACGGCGTGGTGGCCTGGGCCCACGCCTACGCGCCCCGGGGCGGCGTGTCCCACCCGTACGGCATGGGCGTGCGCTTCCTGGGCATGGGCCCGCCGCGCCTCATGCAGTTGCGCCAGTTGTGCCAGGCGGAGGCGCACCCATGA
- a CDS encoding ATP-binding protein, with translation MAARLPASLASVFAVLPDPSYVLDDAGRVLVCSRAGATTVGRLPEELVGRHWGELGFPPEELARLETARARVMLTQDTCELEAPWTTQAGPRRHALVLSPLPSEDGGPGCVLVTARPLTDAEAVFSRAMELELAARAEVEQAERRRSFLYQAMTTLFTHPPDPQGMYTLLAHLTVPDLADWCLVDALEQGPWVTRVAVACLDPTQQERSGALPTRTGLRDDAPVGLLRVLRTGEPELVPAVTDSLLRAAAAEPAHPALLRLLQARSYMIVPLRARGHTLGAVTFVSSGSGRRYGPDDLALAEDLCLRASLAIDNARLVGESRRAARAREDLLAVVSHDLKNPLGVVQLGAALLMRGAGSRPGGESVAKQATRIQDATERMSRLISDLLDWGRLEAGGLPLEWGEHGVAGLLTEALDSIRPLAEAKGLHLSVEFPAADVRVRCDRVRVLQVLGNLLGNAVKFTTAGGHLTLGARTRGGEVSIHVRDTGAGITPDALPHIFDRYWQARDAASRGTGLGLAIAKGLVEAHGGGIRAESVLGEGSVFTFTLPSASASASQPAHPPLVRGATDA, from the coding sequence ATGGCAGCTCGACTCCCCGCATCCCTCGCCTCCGTCTTCGCCGTGCTCCCCGACCCGTCCTACGTCCTGGATGACGCCGGACGGGTGCTGGTGTGCAGCCGGGCGGGGGCCACCACGGTGGGCCGGCTCCCCGAGGAGCTGGTGGGCCGGCACTGGGGGGAGCTGGGCTTCCCGCCCGAGGAGCTGGCGCGGCTGGAGACGGCGCGCGCGCGGGTGATGCTCACCCAGGACACCTGTGAGCTGGAGGCGCCCTGGACCACGCAGGCGGGCCCGCGGCGTCACGCGCTGGTGCTCAGCCCGCTGCCCTCGGAGGACGGCGGCCCCGGGTGCGTGCTGGTGACGGCGCGGCCCCTCACCGACGCGGAGGCCGTGTTCTCCCGCGCCATGGAGCTGGAGCTGGCCGCGCGGGCGGAGGTGGAGCAGGCCGAGCGCCGCCGCTCCTTCCTCTACCAGGCGATGACGACGCTCTTCACCCACCCGCCGGACCCGCAGGGCATGTACACGCTGCTGGCGCACCTGACGGTGCCGGACCTGGCGGACTGGTGCCTGGTGGACGCGCTGGAGCAGGGCCCCTGGGTGACGCGCGTGGCGGTGGCCTGCCTGGACCCGACGCAGCAGGAGCGCTCCGGCGCGCTGCCCACCCGCACCGGCCTGCGGGACGACGCGCCCGTGGGCCTCTTGCGCGTGCTGCGCACCGGGGAGCCGGAGCTGGTGCCCGCGGTGACGGATTCCCTCCTGCGCGCCGCCGCCGCGGAGCCCGCGCACCCCGCGCTGCTGCGGCTGCTCCAGGCGCGCTCGTACATGATTGTCCCCCTGCGCGCGCGCGGCCACACGCTGGGCGCCGTCACCTTCGTGTCCTCCGGCTCCGGGCGGCGCTACGGGCCGGACGACCTGGCGCTGGCGGAGGACCTGTGCCTGCGCGCCAGCCTGGCCATCGACAACGCGCGGCTGGTGGGTGAGTCCCGGCGCGCGGCGCGGGCCCGCGAGGATTTGCTGGCCGTGGTGTCGCACGACTTGAAGAACCCGCTGGGCGTGGTGCAGCTCGGCGCGGCGCTGCTGATGCGCGGCGCGGGCTCCAGGCCGGGCGGTGAGAGCGTGGCCAAGCAGGCCACCCGCATCCAGGACGCCACCGAGCGCATGTCGCGCCTCATCTCGGACCTGCTCGACTGGGGCCGGCTGGAGGCGGGCGGGCTGCCGCTGGAGTGGGGCGAGCACGGCGTGGCGGGGCTGCTCACCGAGGCGCTGGACTCCATCCGGCCGCTGGCGGAGGCCAAGGGCCTGCACCTGTCCGTGGAGTTCCCCGCCGCCGACGTGCGCGTGCGCTGCGACAGGGTCCGGGTGCTCCAGGTGCTGGGCAACCTGCTGGGCAACGCGGTGAAGTTCACCACCGCGGGGGGCCACCTGACGCTGGGCGCGCGGACGCGCGGCGGCGAGGTGTCCATCCACGTGCGCGACACCGGCGCCGGCATCACCCCGGACGCGCTGCCCCACATCTTCGACCGCTACTGGCAGGCCCGCGACGCGGCCAGCCGCGGCACCGGCCTGGGCCTGGCCATCGCCAAGGGGCTGGTGGAGGCCCACGGCGGCGGCATCCGGGCGGAGAGCGTGCTGGGCGAAGGCAGCGTGTTCACCTTCACCCTGCCCTCCGCGTCCGCCTCGGCGTCCCAGCCGGCACACCCGCCGCTCGTCCGCGGCGCCACGGACGCCTGA
- a CDS encoding sensor histidine kinase → MPPTPAKKRQRPLAEPSAEAPSPALLQTLLEALPDAFFLLDARWCLAYVNPDMGRLLDGVARPHDDVRRACPELLELGRYLRFEQPVSEQPSVRYEHVWPEAETCFDVRVRPVEGGLLVHCRDITEERKAREALRRNGEVFRAILEGTTDAVYTKDLEGRFTMMNAAGAKAVGYRTEDVVGRTDHELFDPAVARTNAANDREVFAFGRTVTYEDAQPGVDGPRVWLSTKGVLRDVEGKVFGLFGISRDITQRKWAEEEARRHSEFQEQLMGIVTHDIRSPLGAIMNWSRVLAAGGTDEDAQRTSQRIATAAVRIERLTRLLLDFTRTRLMGGVAIEPRPVDLKDLAAKVAHEFGVAFPQRTVEVDPKGNTQGVWDPDRLAQVTSNLVENALKYSPPETPVRLTVRGLRTRVVLEVHNAGRPIPDNLLPHLFEPFRGGPQSSRTLKMSYGLGLFIVREIVQAHGGTIEVRSDESEGTTFTVTLPRRSMPARPPVPPTGMPRL, encoded by the coding sequence ATGCCCCCCACCCCCGCCAAGAAGCGCCAGCGTCCTCTGGCCGAGCCTTCCGCCGAGGCGCCCTCGCCCGCGCTGCTCCAGACGCTCCTGGAAGCCCTCCCGGACGCCTTCTTCCTGCTCGACGCGCGGTGGTGTCTGGCCTACGTGAATCCAGACATGGGCCGGCTGCTGGACGGCGTGGCGCGGCCGCATGACGACGTTCGCCGGGCCTGCCCGGAGCTGCTGGAGCTGGGCCGCTACCTGCGCTTCGAGCAGCCCGTCTCCGAGCAGCCCTCCGTCCGCTACGAGCACGTGTGGCCGGAGGCGGAGACGTGCTTCGACGTGCGCGTGCGCCCGGTGGAGGGCGGCCTGCTGGTGCACTGCCGGGACATCACCGAGGAGCGCAAGGCCCGCGAGGCGCTGCGCCGCAACGGCGAGGTGTTCCGCGCCATCCTGGAAGGCACCACGGACGCCGTCTACACGAAGGACCTGGAGGGCCGCTTCACGATGATGAACGCGGCGGGCGCCAAGGCGGTGGGCTACCGCACCGAGGACGTGGTGGGGCGCACGGACCACGAGCTGTTCGACCCGGCGGTGGCGCGCACCAACGCGGCGAATGACCGCGAGGTGTTCGCCTTCGGCCGCACCGTCACCTACGAGGACGCGCAGCCGGGCGTGGACGGCCCGCGCGTGTGGCTGTCCACCAAGGGCGTGCTGCGCGACGTCGAGGGCAAGGTGTTTGGCCTGTTCGGCATCAGCCGCGACATCACCCAGCGCAAGTGGGCGGAGGAGGAGGCCCGGCGGCACTCCGAGTTCCAGGAGCAGCTCATGGGCATCGTCACCCATGACATCCGCAGCCCGCTGGGCGCCATCATGAACTGGTCGCGCGTGCTGGCCGCCGGCGGCACCGACGAGGACGCCCAGCGCACCAGCCAGCGCATCGCCACCGCGGCGGTGCGAATCGAGCGGCTCACCCGGCTGCTGCTGGACTTCACGCGCACGCGGCTGATGGGCGGCGTGGCCATTGAACCGCGGCCGGTGGACCTGAAGGACCTGGCGGCCAAGGTGGCCCACGAGTTCGGCGTGGCCTTCCCCCAGCGCACCGTGGAGGTGGACCCCAAGGGCAACACCCAGGGCGTGTGGGACCCGGACCGGCTGGCGCAGGTGACGTCCAACCTGGTGGAGAACGCGCTCAAGTACAGCCCGCCGGAGACGCCGGTGCGGCTGACGGTGCGCGGGCTGCGCACGCGGGTGGTGCTGGAGGTGCACAACGCCGGCCGCCCCATCCCGGACAACCTGCTGCCCCACCTCTTCGAGCCCTTCCGCGGCGGGCCCCAGAGCTCGCGCACGCTGAAGATGAGCTACGGGCTGGGGCTCTTCATCGTCCGGGAAATCGTCCAGGCGCACGGCGGCACCATCGAGGTCCGCTCCGACGAGTCGGAGGGCACCACCTTCACCGTGACGCTGCCGCGCCGCTCCATGCCGGCCCGGCCGCCCGTGCCGCCCACCGGCATGCCGCGCCTCTAG